Within Paracoccus jeotgali, the genomic segment GCCGCCGCCGCGTGGCGCGATGCCGGTCCGTGTCGATGCCGTCGAGCTGCCGGTGATGGGCCGCATCGCGGCGGGCGTGCCGATCGAGGCGATCTCCGAAGTCTCGCATCATATCGCCGTCCCCGGCAGTATGCTGACCAGCCGCGAGAATCACTACGCGCTCGAGGTGAAGGGCGACTCGATGATCAACGCCGGGATCAATGACGGCGACGTCGTCGTGATCCGTGAACAGGACTCGGCCCAGACCGGGGATATCGTCGTCGCCCTGGTCGAGGGACATGAGGCGACGCTGAAATATTACCGCCGCAAGGGTGCCATGATCGCCCTCGAGGCCGCGAACCCGGCATATGAGACGCGCATCCTGCCCGAAGACAAGGTGAAGGTGCAGGGTCGTCTGGTGGGGCTGATTCGGAGCTATTGAGGATCGCTGTTGAGCGGGCGAAAGGTAGAGGGGCGCAGTTGAGGCGGTTTCGGTGAGGGGTAGCGCTGCAATCGGTAAGCCCGGCGCCTGACCTGCGGGATCGGTCATCGTTGAACTGCGTCAACTTTCCCGGCCGCTCACCGTCTGGAGGTTGTGTGGGCATCGTGGGAGGGGCGCGGCAGTTCGAGTCTGGACGACGGCTCGAACGCTGCGGCCTGCGAGGTAGTCCAACGATGCTCATGTCGTTGAGGATCACTGCGCCTTCGGTTCACGCTGAGAGCGAAGGTTTGGAACTGCCGATCATGCCGTCGCGTCCTAGGCGGCAAATGCAGCAAGGTGGATCGACCTGATGCTGGCCGACCCACTGTCACGCTCATTGCCTGTCCGAGCGAACAACACGTGGCGAGAGTTTACGCCCCGCCCCGTTACGTCGTTGGCTCGGCCTGCGCATTTTCCTCCGACGCCCGGACCTCCGCTTCTGTCGCCGGCAGGCGGAGGCGGACGCGTTTTATGCGGCGGGGGTCGGCGTCGACGATCTCGAACTCGGCGCCGCTGTCATGGGGAATCACCTCGCCGCGGACCGGGATCCGGCCGACCAGCATGAAGATCAGCCCGCCCAGCGTGTCGATCTCTTCATCCTCTTCGCCGGTCGCCAGCCGCAGGCCGGTCTCGCGTTCCAGATCATCAAGCGGCGCCTTGGCCTGGATCAGCCATTCGCGCGGGCTCTCGGCCAGCCACAGCTCGCCCTCGGCCTCGTCATGCTCGTCCTCGATCTCGC encodes:
- the lexA gene encoding transcriptional repressor LexA, which codes for MLTRKQIELLEFIQKRMARDGISPSFDEMKVALDLRSKSGIHRLVTALEERGFIRRLPHRARALEIVRLPETLMQAGRDAEDSQFTPQLIEGSRSDPQPPPRGAMPVRVDAVELPVMGRIAAGVPIEAISEVSHHIAVPGSMLTSRENHYALEVKGDSMINAGINDGDVVVIREQDSAQTGDIVVALVEGHEATLKYYRRKGAMIALEAANPAYETRILPEDKVKVQGRLVGLIRSY